Proteins encoded together in one Gemmatimonadota bacterium DH-78 window:
- a CDS encoding type II CAAX endopeptidase family protein yields MEVTAPEPRTFGVPGLLLRLLLFGVLTAGLSVAAGVFLPSGDLVAGAWALGFGGVVAGWTLLRWDGRPSSDLGLSLDRRAGIDGVVGWMLGVFVAGVVLSVAAIAGGVEWRADGAEFTVSAWVGEAVRPLALLAIPAAAEEVLLRGYVLVASAAVLGPGAALAITSVVFGLLHAANPGAGPMAVAGVTAAGLLLGALVLRFHSLWPAIGAHLGWNWALAAPGDVSVSGLDIADVPGYDGAPTGPDWLSGGAFGVEAGLVAALALSAAAWAVWHRPLRPTTTTRDRDPR; encoded by the coding sequence GTGGAGGTGACCGCCCCGGAGCCGAGAACGTTCGGGGTACCCGGGCTCCTTCTGCGACTGCTGCTCTTCGGGGTGCTCACCGCCGGTTTGTCGGTGGCGGCAGGCGTCTTCCTCCCGAGCGGTGATCTCGTGGCGGGGGCCTGGGCCCTCGGCTTCGGCGGGGTGGTGGCCGGATGGACGCTCCTCCGCTGGGATGGGCGTCCGTCGTCCGATCTGGGGCTGAGCCTCGATCGGCGTGCCGGAATCGACGGTGTGGTGGGGTGGATGCTCGGCGTCTTCGTCGCCGGGGTGGTACTGTCCGTCGCAGCGATCGCCGGCGGGGTGGAGTGGCGTGCCGACGGCGCCGAGTTCACGGTGTCGGCGTGGGTGGGCGAGGCGGTGCGACCCCTCGCCCTGCTCGCCATTCCCGCCGCTGCGGAAGAGGTGTTGCTGCGCGGGTACGTGCTGGTGGCGAGTGCTGCGGTGCTGGGCCCCGGCGCCGCGCTGGCCATCACCTCGGTGGTGTTCGGCCTGCTGCACGCCGCCAACCCCGGCGCCGGCCCGATGGCGGTGGCGGGGGTGACGGCCGCAGGCCTCCTTCTCGGGGCGCTCGTGCTGCGGTTTCACTCGCTCTGGCCCGCGATCGGCGCGCACCTGGGGTGGAACTGGGCGCTCGCCGCGCCGGGCGACGTGTCGGTGAGCGGACTCGACATCGCCGACGTGCCGGGTTATGACGGGGCGCCGACGGGCCCCGACTGGCTGAGCGGGGGGGCGTTCGGGGTGGAGGCCGGCCTGGTGGCGGCCCTGGCCCTCTCGGCAGCGGCATGGGCGGTGTGGCACCGCCCGCTACGACCTACAACTACGACTCGAGACAGGGATCCGAGATGA
- a CDS encoding exonuclease domain-containing protein produces the protein MSPSRKTLVQRVVDLLADGPVHTLALARDVLRLEGHPGAASAAVFALIGDDPRFAVDAGGLWSMQGDPVGPSLDELRFAVVDVETTGGRAGGGDRITDIAIVEVQGGAVVDEFTTLVNPGRTIPRMIQSLTGIDQAMVADAPFFEHVAPEVQDRLRGRVFVAHNVGFDLGFVRAELQQALGEAELGAALCTVRMARGLLPRLRRRNLDALTQHYGITIHARHRAHGDALATARVLIRLLDEAARQGSHDLKSLRRNLRRRNRRRSRRSPQRTLWEDDS, from the coding sequence GTGAGTCCCTCTCGGAAGACCCTCGTGCAGCGGGTGGTCGACCTGCTGGCCGACGGCCCGGTACACACCCTCGCCCTGGCTCGCGACGTGCTGCGTCTCGAAGGGCATCCCGGGGCCGCCTCGGCGGCGGTCTTCGCACTGATCGGCGACGACCCGCGCTTCGCGGTCGACGCGGGCGGGCTCTGGTCGATGCAGGGGGATCCCGTGGGCCCCTCACTCGACGAACTGCGTTTCGCCGTGGTGGATGTCGAGACCACCGGCGGCCGCGCCGGGGGCGGTGACCGCATCACCGACATCGCCATCGTCGAGGTGCAGGGCGGGGCGGTGGTGGACGAGTTCACCACCCTCGTGAATCCCGGGCGCACCATTCCCCGCATGATCCAGAGCCTGACCGGTATCGACCAGGCAATGGTGGCCGACGCGCCCTTCTTCGAGCATGTGGCCCCCGAGGTTCAGGACCGGCTGCGGGGGCGGGTGTTCGTGGCGCACAACGTGGGGTTCGACCTCGGCTTCGTGCGCGCGGAGCTGCAGCAGGCGCTCGGCGAGGCGGAGCTCGGCGCGGCCCTGTGCACCGTGCGGATGGCCCGGGGATTGCTTCCTCGACTCCGCAGGCGGAATCTGGATGCCCTCACCCAGCACTACGGCATCACGATCCACGCGCGGCACCGCGCGCACGGCGATGCCCTGGCCACCGCCCGGGTGCTGATTCGGCTGCTCGACGAAGCGGCCCGCCAGGGAAGCCACGACCTGAAGTCGCTACGCCGCAACCTTCGGCGCCGGAACCGACGCAGGAGCCGGCGCTCGCCACAGCGAACGCTCTGGGAGGACGACTCGTGA
- a CDS encoding Glu/Leu/Phe/Val dehydrogenase → MDIFEMMGRHEHEQLAFWSEPRLGYRGIIAIHDTTLGPALGGTRFWNYASDEAAIVDALRLARGMSYKAAVAGLNLGGGKSVIIGDNRVQDREMIFRAHGRAVESLGGRYITAEDVGTSPKDMDFVLAETDHVVGIDGRSGDPSPVTAYGVFVGLRAAVAHKTGSDDLSDTHVAVQGLGHVGYWLCRYLHEAGARLTVTDIDAERIARVVKEFGATAVGTDEIYGVEADVFAPCALGAVVNDETIEAFRFGIIAGAANNQLARSEHGKALFDRGILYAPDYVINAGGVINVYGELHDWSAERSKKKAGGIYDALRRIFETADAEGIPTGTAADRQAEERIQNARHLQRSFV, encoded by the coding sequence ATGGACATCTTCGAGATGATGGGTCGGCACGAGCACGAGCAGCTGGCCTTCTGGAGTGAGCCGCGTCTGGGCTACCGGGGCATCATCGCCATCCACGACACCACGCTCGGACCGGCCCTCGGGGGGACGCGGTTCTGGAACTACGCCTCCGATGAGGCCGCGATCGTGGACGCCCTGCGACTGGCTCGCGGAATGAGCTACAAGGCCGCCGTGGCGGGCCTCAATCTCGGCGGCGGCAAGTCGGTGATCATCGGCGACAATCGGGTGCAGGACCGCGAGATGATCTTCCGCGCCCACGGTCGGGCGGTCGAATCGCTCGGGGGTCGCTACATCACCGCCGAAGATGTGGGCACCTCTCCGAAGGACATGGACTTCGTGCTCGCCGAAACCGATCACGTGGTCGGCATCGACGGCCGTTCGGGTGACCCGTCGCCGGTGACCGCGTACGGGGTGTTCGTGGGACTCCGCGCCGCCGTGGCCCACAAGACGGGATCCGACGACCTGAGCGACACGCATGTGGCGGTTCAGGGGCTCGGCCACGTGGGGTACTGGCTCTGCCGGTATCTGCACGAGGCGGGGGCGCGCCTGACCGTGACCGACATCGACGCCGAGCGGATCGCCCGCGTCGTGAAGGAGTTCGGCGCGACGGCGGTCGGGACCGACGAGATCTACGGGGTCGAGGCCGATGTCTTCGCCCCCTGTGCGCTGGGCGCGGTGGTCAACGACGAGACCATCGAGGCCTTTCGCTTCGGGATCATCGCGGGGGCGGCGAACAATCAGCTCGCCCGCTCCGAGCACGGCAAGGCGCTGTTCGACCGCGGCATCCTGTATGCGCCCGACTACGTGATCAACGCCGGCGGCGTGATCAACGTGTACGGCGAGCTGCACGACTGGAGCGCGGAGCGTTCGAAGAAGAAGGCCGGAGGGATCTACGACGCGCTGCGGCGCATCTTCGAGACCGCCGACGCCGAGGGCATTCCCACCGGCACGGCGGCCGATCGCCAGGCCGAGGAGCGGATCCAGAACGCGCGCCACCTGCAGAGGAGCTTCGTGTGA
- a CDS encoding 3-hydroxybutyryl-CoA dehydrogenase, with protein sequence MKRVTVIGGGTMGNGIAHVCAQGGLDVTLVDLDADALERGLQTIRKNLERQAKKGRIEASEVEATLGRIRGETDVATGVAQADLVVEAVPEKAELKYSLFRTLDEAAPESAILASNTSSISITEIAARTNRPERVIGMHFMNPVPVMQLVEVIRGLATSDETTEAVMALSRDLGKTPVEVNDFPGFVSNRVLMPMINEAVFALMEGVAEPEAIDTVMKLGMNHPMGPLTLADLIGLDTCLNILEVLHRELGDDRYRPSPLLRKYVAAGWLGRKSGRGFYTYDA encoded by the coding sequence ATGAAGCGAGTGACGGTGATCGGTGGTGGGACCATGGGCAACGGCATCGCCCACGTCTGTGCGCAGGGCGGGCTGGACGTCACCCTGGTCGATCTGGACGCCGACGCCCTCGAGCGGGGGCTGCAGACCATTCGGAAGAACCTCGAACGCCAGGCGAAGAAGGGGCGGATCGAGGCGTCGGAGGTGGAGGCCACCCTCGGCAGGATCCGGGGCGAGACCGATGTCGCGACGGGCGTGGCACAGGCCGACCTCGTCGTCGAGGCCGTGCCGGAGAAGGCCGAGCTCAAGTACTCCCTCTTCCGCACCCTGGACGAGGCGGCCCCGGAGTCCGCGATCCTCGCCTCCAACACCTCGTCGATCTCGATCACCGAGATCGCCGCGCGCACGAACCGCCCGGAGCGGGTGATCGGGATGCACTTCATGAACCCGGTACCGGTGATGCAGCTCGTGGAGGTGATCCGCGGCCTCGCCACCAGCGACGAGACGACCGAGGCCGTCATGGCTCTGTCGCGCGATCTGGGCAAGACGCCGGTCGAGGTGAACGACTTCCCCGGCTTCGTGTCGAACCGCGTGCTGATGCCGATGATCAACGAGGCGGTCTTCGCCCTCATGGAGGGTGTGGCCGAGCCCGAGGCCATCGACACCGTCATGAAGCTCGGCATGAACCACCCGATGGGTCCGCTCACGCTCGCCGACCTGATCGGCCTCGACACCTGCCTCAACATTCTCGAGGTGCTGCACCGCGAGCTCGGAGACGATCGCTACCGGCCCTCGCCGCTGCTCCGCAAGTACGTCGCCGCCGGCTGGCTGGGTCGCAAATCCGGCCGCGGCTTCTACACCTACGACGCCTGA
- a CDS encoding acetyl-CoA C-acyltransferase, whose amino-acid sequence MSDPARTPVLVSYARTPIGRFLGGLSRVKATDLGATAIRAAVERSGIDVDVIDEVIMGHVVQGGAGQAPARQAAIAAGIPGTVPAVTINKVCGSGLKAVMLAAQAIKAGDLQVAVAGGMESMSNVPHFLRGIRSGVKFGDQTLVDGLVHDGLWCSFGNCHMGGHAEYTADKAGVSREDADTFSLRSHQKAVDAIDAGRFAKEIVPVTISSRRGDTVVDTDEAPRRETSLEALGKLRPAFPNDAPDDIEELVVTAGNAPGLNDGAAALVVCSQAFAEAHGLTIEAVITGYASGGTEPRDLFFAPIAAVRNLMGRTGTTIGDYDLFEVNEAFAVQAIADMRALDMPEDKVNVNGGAVALGHPIGASGARILATLIAAMEQGDASTGLATLCLGGGNAVALSVERR is encoded by the coding sequence ATGTCCGATCCCGCACGCACTCCGGTCCTCGTCTCCTACGCCCGGACCCCCATCGGTCGATTCCTCGGCGGTCTGTCGCGGGTGAAGGCCACCGACCTCGGAGCCACCGCGATCCGCGCCGCCGTCGAGCGGTCGGGCATCGACGTCGATGTGATCGACGAGGTGATCATGGGCCACGTGGTACAGGGGGGCGCCGGCCAGGCACCCGCCCGCCAGGCCGCGATCGCCGCCGGGATTCCGGGCACCGTGCCCGCCGTGACGATCAACAAGGTGTGTGGCTCCGGGCTCAAGGCGGTGATGCTCGCGGCGCAGGCCATCAAGGCCGGCGATCTGCAGGTGGCCGTGGCCGGCGGCATGGAGTCGATGTCGAACGTTCCGCACTTTCTCCGGGGTATCCGCTCCGGGGTGAAGTTCGGCGACCAGACGCTCGTCGACGGCCTGGTGCACGACGGACTGTGGTGCTCCTTCGGCAACTGCCACATGGGCGGACACGCCGAGTACACGGCCGACAAGGCCGGGGTCAGCCGCGAAGATGCCGATACCTTCTCGCTGCGGTCGCACCAGAAGGCCGTCGACGCCATCGACGCCGGTCGCTTCGCCAAGGAGATCGTGCCCGTCACGATCTCCAGCCGCCGCGGTGACACCGTGGTCGACACCGACGAGGCCCCCCGCCGCGAGACCTCGCTCGAGGCGCTCGGCAAGCTGCGTCCGGCCTTCCCGAACGACGCCCCCGACGACATCGAGGAACTGGTCGTGACCGCGGGCAACGCCCCGGGGCTCAACGACGGCGCCGCGGCCCTGGTGGTCTGCTCGCAGGCCTTCGCCGAGGCGCACGGGCTCACGATCGAAGCGGTCATCACCGGTTACGCCTCCGGCGGCACCGAGCCTCGCGACCTCTTTTTCGCCCCCATCGCGGCCGTGCGGAATCTGATGGGTCGGACCGGCACCACGATCGGCGACTACGACCTCTTCGAGGTGAACGAGGCCTTCGCCGTGCAGGCGATCGCCGACATGCGCGCCCTCGACATGCCCGAAGACAAGGTCAACGTGAACGGCGGCGCCGTCGCACTCGGCCATCCGATCGGCGCCTCGGGTGCGCGGATCCTGGCCACCCTGATCGCGGCCATGGAGCAGGGCGACGCCTCGACCGGACTCGCCACGCTCTGCCTGGGCGGCGGCAACGCGGTGGCGCTCTCGGTCGAGCGCCGCTGA
- a CDS encoding Minf_1886 family protein yields MTELQFADEILGRLQERDPRFHAKAYLFVLSALQSVVNELQPPRHISGSELALGVRDLALDRFGPLARTVLEHWGIHATDDVGRIVFALVECGVLVKQDEDRMEDFRDVFDFEEAFDRGYPWGVSH; encoded by the coding sequence ATGACGGAGCTACAGTTCGCCGACGAGATTCTGGGACGCCTCCAGGAGCGAGACCCTCGCTTTCATGCGAAGGCCTACCTCTTCGTACTGTCGGCACTCCAGTCGGTCGTGAACGAACTCCAGCCGCCCCGGCACATCAGCGGGAGCGAGCTGGCCCTGGGAGTGCGCGACCTCGCGCTCGATCGGTTCGGGCCGCTGGCACGCACCGTGCTCGAACACTGGGGCATTCACGCCACGGACGACGTCGGGCGGATCGTCTTCGCATTGGTGGAGTGTGGGGTGTTGGTGAAGCAGGACGAAGACCGCATGGAGGACTTCCGTGACGTGTTCGATTTCGAGGAAGCGTTCGATCGAGGCTACCCCTGGGGCGTCTCGCACTGA
- the glyA gene encoding serine hydroxymethyltransferase, producing MINVDAGPSLAGVDPEVHDAIRAEEGRQLGGLELIASENFTSRAVLEAMGTVLTNKYAEGLPGKRYYGGCEHVDVVENLARDRARALFGADHANVQPHSGAQANMAAFLAFLEPGDRILGMNLSHGGHLTHGSPVNVSGKWFDVSAYGVHPDTGRIDYDAVREQALAVRPKMIIAGASAYTRTIDFERFAAIAREVDAVLMVDMAHIAGLVAAGVHPSPVPWADVVTTTTHKTLRGPRGGMILSPERHAKAIDKAVFPGLQGGPLMHVIAAKAVALREALAPDFADYAQRVVANAKALGDALLARDFRLVSGGTDNHLLLVDLRPSHPELTGTVAEQALEAAGITVNKNTVPGETRSPFVTSGLRIGTPALTTRGMGEADMHRIGEWIARVLSAPDDERLVQRTRDEVAELAAGYPLYQAAALPV from the coding sequence GTGATCAACGTAGACGCGGGTCCTTCGCTCGCCGGTGTGGACCCCGAGGTCCACGATGCCATTCGGGCCGAAGAGGGGCGGCAGCTCGGCGGACTCGAGCTGATCGCCTCGGAGAACTTCACCTCGCGCGCCGTGCTCGAAGCCATGGGCACGGTGCTGACGAACAAGTACGCGGAGGGGCTGCCCGGCAAGCGCTACTACGGTGGGTGCGAGCACGTCGACGTGGTCGAGAATCTGGCCCGCGATCGGGCCCGGGCACTCTTCGGTGCCGACCACGCCAACGTGCAGCCGCACTCGGGCGCCCAGGCGAACATGGCCGCCTTTCTGGCCTTCCTGGAGCCGGGAGACCGGATCCTCGGGATGAACCTGAGTCACGGCGGTCACCTCACCCACGGCTCGCCCGTGAACGTGTCGGGCAAGTGGTTCGACGTGTCCGCCTACGGCGTGCACCCGGACACGGGCCGCATCGACTACGACGCGGTCCGGGAGCAGGCCCTCGCGGTGCGGCCGAAGATGATCATCGCGGGTGCGAGCGCCTACACCCGCACGATCGACTTCGAGCGCTTCGCCGCGATCGCGCGCGAGGTGGACGCGGTGCTCATGGTCGACATGGCCCACATCGCGGGCCTGGTGGCCGCCGGGGTTCACCCCTCGCCGGTGCCGTGGGCCGACGTGGTGACGACCACCACGCACAAGACGCTGCGCGGCCCGAGGGGGGGGATGATCCTCTCGCCCGAACGGCATGCGAAGGCGATCGACAAGGCCGTCTTCCCGGGGTTGCAGGGCGGCCCGCTCATGCATGTGATCGCCGCGAAGGCGGTGGCGCTGCGCGAGGCGCTCGCTCCCGACTTCGCCGACTATGCCCAGCGGGTGGTGGCCAACGCCAAGGCGCTGGGCGACGCCCTTCTGGCCCGCGACTTCCGGCTGGTGAGCGGGGGGACCGACAATCACCTGCTTCTCGTCGACCTGCGGCCGAGCCACCCCGAACTGACGGGGACCGTGGCCGAGCAGGCGCTCGAGGCCGCCGGGATCACGGTCAACAAGAACACCGTTCCCGGTGAGACGCGGTCGCCGTTCGTGACCTCGGGGCTGCGGATCGGGACCCCGGCGCTCACCACGCGCGGGATGGGCGAAGCCGACATGCATCGCATCGGAGAATGGATCGCCCGGGTGCTTTCCGCCCCCGACGACGAGCGCCTCGTGCAGCGGACCCGCGACGAGGTGGCCGAGCTCGCGGCGGGCTACCCGCTCTACCAGGCGGCGGCGCTCCCGGTGTGA
- a CDS encoding acyl-CoA dehydrogenase family protein yields MLTTDQIEIRDLARGFAEGEIAPHVEHWDAEAALPDEIIASLAELGFLGMLVPERYGGLDLDMGSYLVVLEELARADAATALTVSVQNGPVAGAILNHGTEEQRARWLPQLAAGETIGAFALSEADAGSDAASVGTVARRDGDAWVLSGRKKWVTNGRRAGLALVFARTGEAGALGAFLVPTDTDGYTVVDRTTTMGLRASETVTVELADVRLPADALLGDAGRGLAVALDALTVGRLGIAALAVGIGAAALDHAVRYSGEREQFGRALADFGAIQAKVADCAARISAARAVVREVGQRIQRVRAGGSDDETGAEALVARVAGAKLFATETAMFASDEAVQIFGGYGYMRDYPVEKLMRDAKGTEIFEGTSEIMRVVIAREVLSEARGD; encoded by the coding sequence ATGCTGACCACCGACCAGATCGAGATCCGCGACCTCGCCCGGGGCTTCGCCGAGGGGGAGATCGCTCCTCATGTGGAGCACTGGGACGCCGAGGCGGCTCTTCCCGACGAGATCATCGCCTCGCTCGCCGAACTCGGCTTTCTCGGCATGCTCGTGCCCGAGCGGTACGGCGGGCTCGATCTCGACATGGGAAGCTACCTCGTGGTGCTCGAGGAACTCGCCCGGGCCGATGCCGCGACCGCGCTCACCGTGTCGGTGCAGAACGGACCGGTGGCCGGCGCCATCCTCAACCACGGCACCGAGGAGCAGCGCGCGCGCTGGCTTCCGCAGCTGGCGGCTGGGGAGACGATCGGCGCCTTCGCGCTGAGCGAGGCCGACGCCGGCAGCGACGCCGCCTCGGTCGGCACCGTGGCGCGCCGCGACGGCGACGCGTGGGTACTCTCGGGTCGCAAGAAGTGGGTGACCAACGGTCGTCGCGCGGGGCTCGCACTCGTGTTCGCGCGCACCGGTGAGGCGGGTGCCCTCGGCGCCTTCCTCGTGCCGACCGACACCGACGGCTACACGGTGGTCGATCGCACGACCACGATGGGGCTGCGCGCCTCGGAGACGGTCACGGTGGAACTCGCCGACGTGCGACTTCCGGCCGATGCTCTCCTGGGCGACGCCGGTCGCGGACTCGCCGTGGCGCTCGACGCTCTCACGGTGGGCCGCCTCGGCATCGCCGCCCTCGCGGTGGGCATCGGCGCCGCCGCTCTGGACCACGCCGTGCGCTACTCGGGCGAGCGGGAGCAGTTCGGTCGGGCGCTTGCCGACTTCGGTGCGATTCAGGCGAAGGTGGCCGATTGCGCCGCCCGGATCTCGGCTGCGCGCGCGGTCGTGCGCGAGGTGGGACAGCGCATCCAGCGGGTGCGGGCGGGCGGGTCCGATGACGAGACGGGCGCCGAGGCGTTGGTCGCACGCGTCGCTGGCGCGAAGTTGTTCGCTACGGAGACGGCGATGTTCGCCTCCGACGAAGCGGTTCAGATCTTCGGTGGCTACGGCTACATGCGCGACTATCCCGTCGAGAAGCTCATGCGGGACGCCAAGGGTACGGAGATCTTCGAGGGAACCAGCGAGATCATGCGCGTCGTGATCGCCCGCGAGGTCCTGAGCGAAGCTCGGGGCGACTGA
- a CDS encoding MBL fold metallo-hydrolase, with amino-acid sequence MNDFDDQPLARTTDVGGIRIHALDAGRQWLDGGAMFGVVPRPLWSKRIEPDERNRIPLAMRCLLVEAPHALVLIDTGVGNKDNDKFRSIYGIENEGDPTRLEDAIRAAGFAPDDVDIVVSTHLHFDHAGGNTRLRSVGDVVPSFPDAEYVVQDGEFRFAHRANERIRASYLPDNYDPIEKAGLWRFVEGEAEVTEGVRVIPTPGHTPFHQSVLIESAGETACFLADVCPTTAHLSLPWIMGYDLEPLVTLESKRGLWERAFEEDWLLVFEHDPVVPWGRLDPDVDRPALR; translated from the coding sequence GTGAACGATTTCGACGACCAGCCACTGGCCCGCACCACCGACGTCGGTGGCATTCGCATCCACGCACTCGACGCGGGCCGGCAGTGGCTCGACGGGGGCGCCATGTTCGGCGTGGTGCCGCGGCCCCTCTGGTCGAAGCGCATCGAGCCCGACGAGCGCAACCGGATTCCGCTGGCGATGCGCTGCCTGCTGGTCGAGGCTCCGCATGCACTGGTGCTGATCGACACCGGGGTGGGCAACAAGGACAACGACAAGTTCCGATCGATCTACGGGATCGAGAACGAGGGCGACCCCACCCGCCTCGAGGACGCGATCCGCGCGGCGGGATTCGCCCCCGACGACGTCGACATCGTGGTGTCGACCCACCTGCACTTCGACCACGCCGGGGGCAACACGCGACTGCGTTCCGTGGGCGACGTGGTGCCGTCGTTCCCGGATGCGGAGTACGTGGTGCAGGACGGTGAATTCCGTTTCGCCCACCGTGCCAACGAGCGCATCCGCGCCAGCTATCTGCCCGACAACTACGACCCGATCGAGAAGGCCGGCCTTTGGCGTTTCGTGGAGGGCGAGGCCGAGGTGACCGAGGGCGTGCGGGTGATCCCGACGCCCGGTCACACCCCGTTCCACCAGTCGGTTCTGATCGAGAGCGCCGGAGAGACGGCCTGCTTCCTCGCCGACGTCTGCCCGACGACCGCGCATCTGTCGCTGCCCTGGATCATGGGCTACGACCTGGAGCCGCTCGTCACTCTGGAGTCGAAGCGGGGGCTGTGGGAGCGCGCCTTCGAAGAGGACTGGCTGCTGGTCTTCGAGCACGACCCGGTGGTGCCCTGGGGGCGACTCGATCCCGACGTGGACCGTCCCGCGCTGCGGTAG
- a CDS encoding NAD(P)H-hydrate dehydratase yields the protein MPLRPWSRDAVPVATGSEAAAFDRAAVERGVPERSLMESAGRAAADLAMHLAPEGPVIVVAGAGHNGGDGVVAARTLAARGRSVRIVAVGARPDPDPLLHGWVVPVRRVDDPADWPADAIPGSAALVIDALLGTGLRGEPRPLQAAAIRAMVAAAEAGVPVLALDVPSGVVADTGACPGPSVRASATLCFGWPKLGALLEPGRARAGRVVAAEIGFPPSDDAFGACLLTPAWAARVRPRRDPVTHKNRVGAVTVVGGGEGMAGAVILAARAALRSGAGFVRIVSDEANREVAQTTLPDAPFVPLDRLDAVDDAIARSGAVVFGPGLGTGEGRETLVERVLAHDRPAVIDADALNLLAEGRPFDVESLIAPRAPRLLTPHPGEMARLLGVSVAEVEADRPDAARRLVARSGATVVLKGTPSLVASAGRPLGLSSLASSDLAVAGMGDVLAGSAGAFLAQGAPACDAAGLALLYGARAAHLTGLGAGLAASDVPEALPRALGEDAAPHTDLPFPWLTLDLDAPR from the coding sequence ATGCCGCTCCGCCCCTGGTCGCGCGACGCCGTGCCCGTCGCCACGGGATCCGAGGCCGCGGCCTTCGACCGAGCGGCCGTGGAACGCGGCGTTCCCGAGCGTTCCCTGATGGAGAGCGCGGGCCGTGCCGCGGCGGATCTCGCCATGCATCTCGCGCCCGAAGGGCCGGTGATCGTCGTCGCGGGTGCCGGCCACAACGGGGGTGACGGGGTGGTCGCGGCCCGCACGCTGGCCGCGCGCGGTCGCTCGGTGCGCATCGTGGCCGTGGGTGCCCGGCCCGACCCCGACCCCCTGCTGCACGGATGGGTGGTACCGGTTCGGCGCGTCGACGACCCCGCCGACTGGCCGGCCGATGCGATTCCCGGCTCGGCTGCCCTCGTGATCGACGCGCTGCTCGGCACCGGACTGCGGGGAGAGCCGCGTCCGCTGCAGGCCGCGGCGATCCGTGCGATGGTCGCCGCTGCCGAGGCCGGCGTGCCGGTGCTGGCCCTCGACGTGCCCTCGGGAGTGGTGGCCGACACGGGGGCCTGCCCCGGTCCCTCGGTGCGGGCCTCGGCCACCCTCTGCTTCGGGTGGCCGAAGCTGGGTGCCCTGCTCGAGCCGGGTCGCGCGCGAGCCGGACGCGTTGTGGCGGCCGAGATCGGGTTTCCCCCCTCCGACGACGCCTTCGGAGCCTGCCTGCTGACCCCGGCCTGGGCCGCCCGCGTGCGACCCCGCCGAGACCCCGTCACGCACAAGAACCGGGTGGGGGCCGTGACCGTCGTGGGCGGGGGAGAGGGCATGGCCGGCGCGGTGATCCTGGCGGCGCGCGCGGCGCTGCGGTCGGGTGCCGGATTCGTGCGCATCGTCTCGGATGAAGCCAACCGTGAGGTGGCGCAGACCACCCTGCCGGATGCGCCGTTCGTGCCCCTCGATCGTCTCGACGCGGTCGACGACGCGATCGCCCGGTCCGGCGCGGTGGTCTTCGGGCCGGGCCTCGGCACCGGGGAGGGCCGCGAGACGCTCGTCGAGCGGGTGCTCGCCCACGACCGGCCCGCCGTGATCGACGCCGACGCGCTCAATCTGCTGGCGGAGGGCCGCCCCTTCGACGTGGAGTCGCTGATCGCTCCGCGCGCGCCCCGGCTCCTCACTCCGCACCCGGGCGAGATGGCCCGGCTGCTCGGCGTCTCGGTGGCCGAGGTGGAGGCGGATCGCCCCGACGCGGCGCGACGCCTCGTGGCTCGCTCGGGGGCCACGGTGGTGCTGAAGGGCACACCCTCGCTGGTGGCGTCGGCCGGCCGGCCGCTCGGCCTGTCGTCGCTCGCCTCCTCCGACCTCGCCGTGGCCGGCATGGGCGATGTGCTGGCGGGGTCGGCGGGCGCCTTCCTCGCCCAGGGGGCCCCCGCCTGCGACGCTGCGGGACTCGCGCTCCTCTACGGTGCGCGGGCGGCTCACCTCACGGGTCTGGGTGCGGGACTGGCCGCCTCCGACGTGCCCGAGGCGCTTCCTCGAGCCCTCGGCGAGGACGCCGCGCCGCATACCGACCTGCCGTTCCCCTGGCTCACCCTCGACCTGGATGCGCCGCGATGA